The following DNA comes from Rhinatrema bivittatum chromosome 17, aRhiBiv1.1, whole genome shotgun sequence.
AATGTATGGCAATTCAGTGTCTGAGCAATTTAtggttaaatcttttttttttttatttgtttcaaataaaaccACATAGTACTGGATCACTGGTAAACTCTTTCCAGTATCCAGTTCAAGCAACAAGTAGCACAGTAATACTGTTACCCCCAACCATCTTCACCCCCCGCCCCCAGagcaatttaatttaaaatatacaataaaatgtaATTGCAGAATTTATGATCATTTCTATTGCAGAATTTTCCCGAGTATTCTTAAGACTACATAAAAACCCTCTCCCACTTCGCTTCCCTATTCCCCCTTGGCTGGTGGCTGGAacctccctcctctctttctcgctcccactccctcctccccacccaggcCCGATCCCGTCACACTTTCTCTTCCACCCCTCTCTTCCTTCACTCctccatattctctctctctctgcaacactTAGGATGGATCCTTCCCCGTGCCCAGTTTTACTGCTGCTGCAGATGTGTTGTTTACAGAGGGCAGCCACATTTTTTTTCGCTTGGCCATGgatgccaaattgcctggccGAGGCTCTGAGAAGCAGGGGTGCTACAGCTGTGGTTTCGGTCTgccttatattttatttattttagatgtaGCGCACACCTTTCCGTTCATGaggagttacattcaggtattaagtatttccctgtcctgaGAGGGCTTGCTGTCTGATAGGCCGATGAAACAATGTGCATTTGGCAGCGTGCACAGTTTAACCCTCAGCTGCGCGCGCTGCttttgtgtgcaaactttactgctgatggagcaaggagttttgcacacaagGAAATGTGTGCACAGCAATGTGCATTTAAGTTAGCGCCCTTGCATGCAAATGCTATGCTAAcgatggcattagctattacctcccaatgcagagagctgcgctggcttacctcctgttttcttagcactggaaacttaactcctagtttGAGGTGGAATAAAGGTTCCGGGGTCCACAGGCAGAAAGTGGAGTTGCGGTGCTGAGACCTGTACTCAGTATTTTAGCTGCAGAAAacacaaaaagcatgttttccaCATGTAAAATATGAGTTATGTGCACAGAATATGCTTTTTGTGctgaaacattttttgtgcacataactcatattttatgtacagaaaacatggtttctgtgcacaaaatcatgttttccatgcataaaatgtgTAGGGAGCCCTGGTGGGTTTCTACTAAAAGGAATGTACCAACTGTGTAGGGAGAGGAGAAGCATCTTTAGTTGCTctgcagctcccccatgtgggctgCTGTGTTGGTTGCTCCTTACTGCTATAAAAAGGAGAAACAGCTAGAGGGGGGTGTGGTTTCTGAGCTGCCCTTTGAGGAAGCAGCTTGGGGGTTTTGCCTGCTCCTGTTCTGGCCCTTTCTGATCTGAAAGGAAGCACCCTTGGACCTTGAAGAGTAAGGTCTGGGTTGGAAAGAGGAAAGGGTGGCTCATCTTCTCTTTTGAGGAACTGTTTTGCCTCCTTTACCCACCTTTCCTTCACTTTTTGCTTGATCCAGCAACCAAATTCCCCAAAGGCCTAGGAGTTTTAAAGGAGTCtctcaggcagagagagagatacaaGGCCCCATTAACCGGAGGAGTGGATTCTCATTCActcaggggaggaagagaggaggaggaaaggagaacTGGGGCACCAGCACACATCATCAGGATATACTGCAGGAGCTTGGATGAGGAGGACTCATCTGAATCAAGGTATGACAAGTGGGCCCGTATTGTTTGCCATCTAAATTTAGTGAATAATCCTATGAGCTCCAAATCCCCCTCTGCAACTGGAAAGGGATGTGGAcagaagaataaaattaaaacatcagTAAAGAGTCACAGATATATTGGACTTTCTGCACACAAATCATACTTTGTATAGGTAAAAcataatttgtgcacataaactatGTTTCCTGAGCATAAAATATGAGTGATGCACATAAGTCATGTTTTGCTGTGTGCTAAGCCATTTTTTTGGTTggtgtgcattttatttttttaactcctgatgcattagcatattattagcttactgcatcaggagttggACAAAGAGCGGCTTGTGCATTaggaaactgtgcactgaattgcAGCGCTTGGTGTTAGTCCTCAGCTTTTGCATTGGTCCCTGAGTTTGTACCTCAtgctcacaaggagcagcagtgggatttgcaTCCTGGCTTTCTTGGTTCACAGCCCCTGCTCTAACCGCTTATACTGCActtgctgtttttaaatgtttgataggagggggagaagggcaCTGAGAACTGTTAAGCTGGGTTCTGAACCAGGAATTTAGGGCATTCACTTGAGTGCTACGCCAGCTAACTGCTCATCGTACAGCCTAACACTGAGGCTTGCTAGGAATGTGTAGCAAGCTGTGTAACCAATGCCTCATAAATCTCCCCTGCGATACAAAAACAAGCAATACCTTCATGTGAACATGTCCTGGCTAGTTTCTGGTTCCATAAGGCACCTTGTGTTGCGTTGATATGCAGGACTGATAAACAGCCCGTTGTGTTTTCAGAGATCCCTCCTACAGCAGAGACACATTGGTGACCATTGTGTTCCTATCATCGTCTCAAGTGCTGGGTAAAAATACACAATTCTgtattaagggccagattttaggtAAAGCAGTGTGGCCGCCACATgcatgccttttatgattcacttatactTTCTGGTAATGTTGTCTTTTGCTAATTCTATTCTGACCCGCGACAGAAAGCATTAACTGTCAAAAGCAAGCCAAGAAATactattaagttagtccaatgcAAAGGACTTAGATTATATCacttttatttgttaaccttttttttttctggcaagaTTTCACGTTGCTTGACTACGAAACCATGGCTTATTTCCTTTCATGCTTTTGAACAAGTAAAATCTCTATCTTAACTTAAAGAGCAAGTCTGTATGATGAAAATTCAACATGCTGCTGTCACCAAGGCTAATATCCTTCTACACTATAAACTAGAAGCAGCAAACTTCCTCGTCTTGGCTgcgctgattttcagtgctagcgGGATAAGTTTAGTTGCTCAGTTCTGAGCATACTGAATTCAGCTGGCCATAATTTGCTGCCAAGATTTAACTCATTTTTAGATAAAAATCTCCACTGCCTAGGTACAAGTGAATATGAGCGTAATTTAGCTAAATGTTAGGCACCCTGGCCTTATTTGAAATTTGACTCGAAAGTGATAAAAGGGAAGTCCATATCGTTGTGATGCATTTAGTAATGTACAGTAAAATTATTCTTCTGCAAGTTCTAGTAAAAACTGAGCTACCTGCATGGGTTATATttggcatatttttttttgtccctaaCTATTAATGAGGGAGCACCCACTGCTATATTAGCAGTATTGGGGGGTGAACGACACCACCACAGTTACAATCCCATCATAAAGTGCAGAGACCGCGGACAGATTACTGCTATTTCTCGCTTCTGTAGCGCTGAACCAGATGCACTGCTGCATCTCCAGTAAGGGTCAGAAGCTTTGGCGCTGGTCTCTTTGTGGTTCGGTTCACCTTTTTGCTTTTTGCTTAGTCTGCTGGCAAGACTGCATTGCCGCTTTTGCTGGACAGAGCAGATTGGCCATATCGTCACAAGTTTCTATGTTTAGGACTAAAAAAAGCATTGAAATAAAGACACAGCACACTCTTTCGCCTCaggattgttttattttatgtcagCAGACGGGACATTCGCATGTCACATGCAAATCAATTATAAGTTTGCAAATAGCATGAGAAAACTCTGCTAAACAGTAGACAGATTATATGCAAGTTTAGAATtagttttgtctgttttttttttttttttgcagatgaaaTGAAATAGGCCTCGACTTTGATAAATTGAGTAGAGTTAAAATGCTGACTATGGCATACTAACCGAATTCTGTGTAAAGAGAGCGTACATGCGCAGAGTAGTATAATATTGCATCGGATAAAGCATCAGATACAGATAAAGGCAGAAATCTCATCAAACAAGGAAGATTGTGATCTAGGGACACGGAGCCAGCCTGAGGGCTTCCTAGCATGGCAGAGTCATTTTCTTCAGATGTCGCACACTGggcatattttgcattttttcatcTTTTAGAGCCTTCAAAAACTTATCtagaaagagagaatgaaaaagcAAGCATGTAAAGCAGGCATAACACTGCATGATGTTACCGAGTTAGGGTACCACAGAAGAAGAGAGTGAAGTCGCACATTTCCTTGGCATTTCCCGACTAGAAAACTTAAGCAGCCCTGCTAAGTAAGGCCGAGTCGGATCCCAGTGGCAGCACTGGATGGTTTTGGCTCTTTCCCAGTGATGGCATCGGAGAATGTGTCCCTCCTGTGCCGACTCTCTCCTGGTGACGGCAGTGGATAATATGCTCCTCCTATATTATCTCCTGGTTGTGGCAGCAGATATGCCCCCCTCCATTGCTAACGGTCTTCTGGTGATGGCATCGGATAttactctttccccccccccccccccccccccccccccccccccgtgacagCAATGGATATTATACCCCTCCCTCGCAGTCTCTGTCCCAGTGATAACAGCGGTTAACGTGCCCCTCTCTCACGGACTCTCCTGGTGGCGGCAGTGGATGATATGGCCTTCCTTCAACGATTTAACTATCCTATCATGTCGATCGCTCTACTTTAACCCTCCTTCTCTGAATCTGCTCCAGACAGCCTCAGATAGTAAGCACATCCTTCTCTTACTGAACGTCTCCAAGTGATAGCCTCAGATAGTTTTTAGGGTGTggaatttgtttttaatgaaagaCAACATTGCAACGAATGaggtcattttcagtttgttctaaaTGGAACAAATTGAAAATAGCCTTCTATGagaatacctgaaaatgttttgggTATTTTTGAATTCTTGGCGGTTgcgttttttttggtttttttttttaaaggggcctTGTTCCAGGGCCCTCCCCATGCAAATTTGCCAGGACCTGGGAGCTCCCACTTGCCCTGTAAATGGGCAGGAGCAAGGCTCACTCCTGTCCAAGTCCTAGCACTTTGCCATCTGCTTGGAGGACAGCACCAAAGGGGGCATCACTTGGCTGCCTTCCACCGGCGTgcctggcgccattttgaggtaCATTTCTATGGACGTATAGCACAGTGGCACTGGCCACATTGGAGGAAGACACTAAAGTGATGCCACTCTTTTCTGCAATGCACCGGGACCAAGGCAGGCGCAGCCGAACCTCGCTCCTGCCCCTCTTACAGCTGGATCCAGTAAGGGGGAGGCCAGGGAAGAGAGCTCAGGGCACCAGACCCAGCCTAAGCCTTGACACTGGGTGTTCATGCCATTGTTATTGGGCCGATCTCCTCTCCGTTTACAGCTGAATCTGggaagaggggaagtggggggcCAGTGTGAGATCTTCCCAGCACCGGCAGCTTGAAGGAGAGTGAGGGCCCCAGCTCTGGCCTAGGTCTTGGCAGCAGGCCcaggaagtttgtttttttttttaacccgggAGGTCTGCCAGGGCCACCAAAggcctgttttatttttattgctttgttttttttgtttggggatttttgtttgttttttttttttttcagtttgccacatgaactgaaccaaaaaaacaCATTGAACaaactgaataaaaatgaaatctCTTAAAATGAAAACATGAACTGAACGTTTTGGGACTGCATATCCCTGGATAGTATTTCCTTCTCTCCCTGAATCTCTCTTGCACGCCCTCATGGTCTGGGATTGTTTTTCCCCAGGAGATGGCACTTAAAGTGACTTGACAACAGTGCAGAATGTTGAGCAATAGACAACCTAGTGGAGATTAATAAGACAAGAACATATAAACACAGATGGGAATGAACAGTTTAGATACACCAGCCCTGGTCAACAATGTGGGTCATAAGGGTTTGCTTTCtgatttcagttttcaaaagctctTGAGTTATTAATCTAGGCAGACTAATGCATGCTATGGGCTTGGTTTTCTGTATAATTATAGAGTAAACAGATGATATGAGACCCAAGGTCAGAAGAGTTTAAAACAGGCTACAATAAAAATGCTTTTCATTTTTGTAATGCTACTGGATGTATGCAAAGGCCTTACAATCTAAGTAGGTTCCTGAGACTACATGAGGTAAAATGAGTTGCCCTATGTCAGAatgaatatttgtttatttaatattttacagTTTCCAGCAGTGCTGCTCAGTGCAGATTACATTGCATTCATAAAAACCTAAAACAAACTTACACACAttaataaaaaatggaaaatcacaaacctaaaaataaaacttcaaagtgttggtgggagaagtgggatttgaaccctggtttgcagcctatTGCTCTGATCACGAGTcaactcctccctcctgccttTTGTTTTATCTGAAACTAAAAACCTCCTGAGCAAAACAGAAGACCTATGAATAAGactaaaggaaagaagaaaagagctgAGATCTAATCAAGTTGACAGAGAGTGCTGGGAAAAGCATAATTTACCCCATCCTAGATGACCTATGCACTCTTCAGGAAATGTCTCAATAGGGggcagcgagggggggggggagggattttgaaGGATCAGTAATCTTGATTGGAAAATCTGCTTCTGGTCCAGGTATTTGCCCATCACCAGTGTTTATTTATTGCTGATCATTTGAAGATAATACTCAAATAAGAGAAAAGGCAAAATTTACTGAATTTGTATGAAGAGCCCTGCTTGCTGGAAAAACCCATGCATCAGAAGCAGAGTTGTCAGAACCTCTTTTATTCTTTACGTCAAGCAATCGGGTTAGCGGAGACCTAAATGTTCAGATGACAGACTGTTGAGTGGAAAAggaatatcttttttttactcacattGTTTTGAATCAAAGCCATCCCCGGTGATGGTAAGCAGCTCCAGCTCCTTTATTTTAATCTCCAGCTCGCACATTTCATCCAGGTGGCCGGCCTCGGGGGTAAAGTCTGCCCCCAGTGGTGTAGAGAAGAACTGCAGGGGCTCGTACAGGATCTCGGCTAAGCCGGGCGGCCAGGGCGAGCTCTCCACCGCCAGGCTCTGGGGCTGGTGATGGCCCTTTAAGGGTAGGAAGAGGTTCTTCCAGATGTTAAAATCATTCACTGGAGATGTGGAGACACTTCTGTCGTACAGGGAAGGGAAATAAATCGGAGTGCGCTTGTTCATACTGCAGGCTTTCCCTCTGTCCATGCGCCTTTCTAACAAATCACAGCAAGGATTACTCTGGTTGTAATTTAAAATCCTCCTTCCATGGAGATTTCAGAAGCGGAATGCTTAGATGGAATGTGCTTTTGTCACTTAGAATCCGGGGGAACAGCGCTGACCTCCGCGTCATCCAGCGACCGGGTCTCCGGCTCTTCTCGCCATGGCTCTTGCTGAAGTCTCTCTCAAGTTGTTTCAACAGAACgtctgaattattattattattattttttttaatttcaacagCAGATGCAGGAGGGCTGTAAGGAATTCAGTGTCCCTAGAtggaggggggggaaaaaaagggttgAGGGAAATCAGAGTGAAACAAATATTTAGCAGCCGTCAATAAAGTAGAAGAGAGATTCAAGAGTTAAAGGGGTTTGCATTGGAAGGAGGCTCGGATGAAATCTGAGGAAACGCCGCTTTACTGAGGAGGTGTTGGATGATGGAAGTGACAAAATTCAAGTATGGCGGTAACATGGAAAAGCCCGCCTGCTTCTTTAGAGTcggaagtgtgttttttttttttgttttttttttaaggcattcAAGAAAATATTAAAAGCCTATTTATTTGAGAAGGCTTTTATGTAAGTTCTACATGCTGCAGAGGCACATGTGGTGTTCTATGTGTTTGGTTTATGTATGACTGTATTGTTGTAAGTCACCGAGGATCTTAGCATGGCCTAAAAGTGATTAAAATAAGTAAAACATACTCAGGTCAGATACTGAGAGaggtgggtgaggggagagagagcagatgcCGGGAAGAAAGGAGATTGGAGATCCCTGTTATGATTTAGGTATGGAAATACATATGCTAATACACCCAGCAGGCCTAAAGGGGATGATGACAAAGCCAATATGCAGAGCAGAGGTCTGGCCACATGAAGCTCCCAGGGACAGGTGGCAAGGTTAGGcagccaggagcagcaggagggcaCAGGCTAGGTATGCTCTCATGTATAATTAGGTAAGGTAGCAGCATGAGCTGGGCTACATTCCCTAGCTAACTGTCAAAAGGATAAGGAGTATCCTCCGGCAAGTGGTAAAGCTTGTAAGACTGACAGCTGGGAGATCTCCTTTGGTCCAGAGAGGACAAGGAAGGGTAATGACCAAATTTGGAGTGTAGGCAGGGGCAACTGGGTGGGCCAAATGGTCCTCATTTGAGAGCCCTACTGTCAAGAATTTTGCTGTAGAATGGGATGAAACCAATTGGAAATGTTAACCCTTGTGCAGAAAAGTAAATGTGGCTTttgatattcacaatgaataagaTTATCTAGAGTATTATAAAAGAGTTATAGCTATGCTTTCTACCCATTACTGAGAGATGATGCATTGAAGGGGCTATGATGGTCTGAAAAGTGCATTATGCggttttttgttttgcatgttCTTATTgtgtttatgattttatttttatacattgtatgcttttatgtgtttttatatatgtAACTTTGTAATCTGTATTGAGCCATATGGAAATTGTGGAATATAAGCTGGATAAATAAGATAAGATGCTGgcgccaacttttcaaaatgggtGTGCTAAACAGCCCTAGAAATGGTGAAGGATTTTCTTCAGTATGGGGGGTGCTCAAGCACTCACTGCACCCATAGAGCTGGTGCCTGTGCTGCACAtcttgaaatgaaaaatgaaaccggCCTTTTGTGGACAGCATTAAAATCCTTTATTGGTCTGTGAGCAAGTGGGCTTTGTGTGGTGGGTAGGTCAGCAGTGGCTGGAATAGGTGATAGTCCACTCCCCAGAGGTTATACGGAGTCTTCCAGTGCAAGGGTCAGCCTGAAGGCTCTCTCAAGTTTCAAGGCAGAGAAAAGGACTGAGAATTGGGAGACATCTGTCATGGCTTGGTACATCCCTTTCACCCTCACACTCATGTCAGTTTTCGTTAACGGGCTTGTGGCCTGGGCCTGCCCTGGGATTTGGAAATAACGCCAGCCCTTAAGCAATCTGTCCGAAGGCATCAGAAAGTGTCAAACGAAAACACAGCAGCCATATAAAATACGAACCAAAAGAGAGAAAATAGAAGTAGTAACAACAAAATAGTTCAGTACAATATTTTGATAGAGAAGCAATAGATCCTATCACATGAAAACTGTATGAATCTGGCAGCAAATCAGGAGCAAGAACGTGGAGGGAGCTACAGGTAAAAGAACCAAGGAAAAAACTACGGATCTTGTAGTTGTACCGTCGGTGCCTGAGAATCCCTTGCCTCCATCAATACCACCAGGAAAGCCCCACTATAAAGATGTATTCATGAACCTCTGGTGGGCCCATTGATGCACGTACGACTCCTCTGCAAGAACATTTTGATTCTCATCCTTCTCACTCTCAACAAAATATAATGAGGCCTTAATCCGGACCACTTTTGACTTATTTAGATAAACGCTAATATCTGAAAATCAGTGGCACTtatctttatctggctaaaatgtgtTTGCTAGTGGCGTATTGAGGGTGTTCCTGGGTGGGGATGAGTTAGCTGGGAAACGTAGCTGGCTAGCTCCAGTATTTGGAGAGAGCCAAAAAAAACCATTTATTCAGCCAACTCTAGCCCCAggagcatgttttaaagttatctggaaatGTGTTCCTGGAACTTTAAGCTTATGTGtgaccatattaaaaaaaatatacccaCGTTAAGTGCCAGAAGAGTTTAAGCCTCCCCCAAGTGGATTTCAAAATCCGACTTAGAGGCCTGTGCTCCTTACCCCCCTAATCTCCCAAAAAAGAGATTAAAAAGTGGCGGACCGAAAGACCCGAGGAGGCAGGCCAGCCCCCCTCTCAGTGATTCAAATGGTTTTTTTATCTCGTATAAGGGAGTCCCCTCCCTCCTTGGGCGGCACCTCCAAATGGTGAAGGCTGCTGGAGCCGCAGTAGAAGCGTCCTGTGTTGCCTTGTATCATGACCTTGAGGGTTGGGGCTAGGGGCTGCGCCACAGTCAGCATTGGAGTTGACTTGAGGGGGTGAAAGGAGAAGGGGGAACTTGTATAGTCCTGCAAGCTTTCCTCTCCAAGGATTGCTCACTTAGATCTTTCCTTATCCCTGGCAGACTGATCAAGGAGGAGTCTTTGCTGCCACCCGGTGGCCTGACCCAGAAGACTGAAGTTTTGGAGAAGAGTAGATTTTTGAAGAAGTTTGGCgtgaatatgtttttttttcctatttttgacCCTGTGGTCCTCTGTTTCTAAAGGGCTGGGATCTTTGTGCCCAGTAAACAGTAAAGGGTGAGGATGTTAGGGGAATGTTTGATGAGGAGTTTACTCTACTCTAGCCCTGATCACTTCCCCCATCCACCCCCCTGGTCATCATTATTTCACCCACTCCACTGGTGCAAccatcttccttccttcccctcctacttggcatcatcatcataatCATCTCTCCTCAACTCCACTGGTGCAGTCATCTCACCCCCATCCACTCCACGCAGCTTAAAACTCAAaactaaaaaaaccccaagaatTTTAGAAATTAAGTAGATCAGGATCCTGCAGATTTCCTTTGGTACCTTATTCCAATTTGCAGGGGCAGCTTAGAAGAATACCTGCTTACATGTTTCCACTAGCCTAgattctttaaatatttttttattctttcattcTGAACAGTTCATGTTAGCTGAagggtaatatttttttttatttattgctggaTATGTAGTGGCCTTGATGAAAATCACAAATCCATCTTTTGTTTGTCTCATGATGGTTGAACATTGCGGTTTCCATTATTTATTGACTCCTGACCCTGGGAGATGGGGAAAGCTCTTAGACCATATTGACAGTAAGTATATCATTGGCAGTAAATTGATTCTGGGTAGGTTCTGAAGTTTCCATCTCCCGCTGTCTGACCTCCATGGTCTCTACTGGAAGCTAACTTTTACTGACTGAATCCATGCTCCTGCATTATTAGGCAGTGCATATTCTCTGTGTATATTTATTAGCTTTTGTTTATTAAGAAAACATGATCCAGTGAAGTGGTTAATACTATCCTTGGAGGAGGGCACAGGCAAAGCAAAGATTCTTATAGTAATGGTAGTCCACAGAATGCAGACAAGTTTGAAAACTGGGTAATCTGATACCTGAAATTATTGAAATTGAACTGGTTGTTATGGTACTTTTTTGAGAAGCACATTGTTATGTAAGTGATTGTATCAATGCTTTTTTACTTTCTAGTGGATATAATCTCCGTTGTGAATGAGTACAACTAGAACCTGTTGGACTGGGGTGGCATGGCCTTGGAGACGTATTCTACACGTA
Coding sequences within:
- the C17H11orf91 gene encoding uncharacterized protein C11orf91 homolog, whose protein sequence is MDRGKACSMNKRTPIYFPSLYDRSVSTSPVNDFNIWKNLFLPLKGHHQPQSLAVESSPWPPGLAEILYEPLQFFSTPLGADFTPEAGHLDEMCELEIKIKELELLTITGDGFDSKQYKFLKALKDEKMQNMPSVRHLKKMTLPC